The window GGGCTGAGGCGAAGAAGACGGTTCAGAAAAAAACCGGTGCCTATCTTGAAAGGTTGCAAAAGGTCACCCGGCAGGAACATTATAATCGTTATTTTGATGCGGTAGCCCGTTCTTTTGACCCGCATACTAACTATATGGCACCTACCTCAAAAGAGGATTTTGATATCCATATGAGCGGTTCTCTGGAAGGTATTGGGGCATTGTTGCGGGAGGATGACGGCCATATCAAGGTGGTTCGGGTTATACCCGGCAGTGCAGCTGAGGCCCAAGGGCAGCTCCAAGCCGAGGATGTTATTATGTCGGTCTCTGAAAAGGACGGAGAACCCGTGGATATCTCCTTGATGAGCATCCGGGAAGCAGTCTCCTATATACGCGGTCCCAAGGGGACAGAGGTTCGCCTGACTGTGACTAGGGCTGACGGTGCCCGGCTGGTTATTCCTATTGTGCGGGATGTGGTCAAGTTGGAGGAGACCTATGTCAAATCCACAGTGATCAAGGATGAAAAAGGGGGTAAGATCGGATATGTAAAGATTCCCAGTTTTTATCGTGATTTCTCGGCAGGACGATTGGGCAGAGACGGACGTAATGTCACTGATGATACCCGCAGTGAATTGAATAAGCTGAAAAAAGAAGGCATCAACGGGCTTATCTTGGATTTGCGGAATAATGGCGGCGGCTCCCTGAGTGATGCTGTTGATGTCTCCGGTCTGTTTCTGTCCGAGGGCCCTATGGTCCAGGTCAAAAATTCCCAGGGCGTGATCCGCGTTTTGGAGGATAAGTACCCGGACGTTGTTTATGACGGGCCGATGATTGTTTTGATTAACCAGTTTGCTGCCTCTGCTTCCGAGATTTTTGCCGCTGCTATGCAGGACTACGGCAGGGCCTTGGTTGTCGGCGGTGCCCATACCCACGGGAAGGGGACTGTTCAGGCCCTGCTGGATATGAACCGTAATCTTCCCCTGCTCCATCTGAAAAAATATGAGGATCTTGGTGCATTAAAAGTCACGATCCAAAAATTTTATCGCGTGAACGGCAGCTCCACTCAGTATAAAGGGGTTGTGCCGGACGTGGTCCTCCCCAGCATGCTGGATTATCTGGAAACCGGCGAGCAGTACATGGATAACTCCCTCCCCTGGGATAGGGTAGAAGCTGTTTCCCACCCGCTCTGGCAGGGGGCTCGTTTTGATCTTGAAAAAATTCAGGAGCAGAGTCGCAACTATGTAGCCAAGAGCAAACGCTTTCAGAAGATCAAAGAGGAAAGCCTGAAGGCAAAAAAACGAAAAGAAGAAACAGAGGTTCCTGATTTTTTAGCAGGAGTTATCAAAGAACGAAAAGAGCTTGAGCAGGCCAGAAAAGAGGCCAGAGAGGCCGGAGTTCTTACTGATGAAGAAGATGAGGAAGATTCGGAAAAAGAAGGTAAAAAAACCTTGGATGAAAAACTTGCTCATGACCTGTATGTGGACTTGGCAGTTTTTTTGATGGAGCACTCCAAGGCAGTGGAGCTGGCCGCTGATACGAAAAAGTAATTTCTTTTCCTCCGTCCCTTGGCGCGGTCGAGTTTATAAGGCTTCAGAGTTGATACTCTGGAGCCTTTTTTTGTGCTGTCGCAGCGGTCATTTGGATGGGGGAGTAGGTGGAGGTGCGTTGGAGAGTGAGATTGGATATTATTATCATATTGTTTTTTCTGATAAAATTATTGACACCTTTGCGCGGTATAGTAAAGTTCTTATTTCGTATCTGAATTTCCCACATCAACTTACCGGCAGACAGAAATATTACTTCGAGGCTCCCCGTGAAAAAAATAACACTGCTACTGCTGTTCCTTGTCTCCATTTTGAGTTGTTTTTTGCTGTCCTCTGCATCGGCTACCGATCAGAGGATTCTTTTCTCCAACCAGTATGAAATCACTAGGGATTGGCCACATGTCTACACTGATTCCTTCAGTGCTATGCCGGGCGAAGCCATACTTTCGGTGGAAAACGGTGACGGGCAAGAGCGGAGAACAGAGGTGCATACAGCCGAAATTTGGTTTAACGGCATTGATTTATTTGAAACTTTACACTTTCATGAAAGCGGTAACCAAGTGGAAACGACGGTCAACCTGGCAGGGACCAATAAGTTAGAAGTTTCTTTGATCGGGAGGCTGGAAAGCTTTATAACGATAAAGGTGAAGGTACCTACCCCCGACCCTACAGTCGTGTTGCCCTGGAAGTCAGGGCAGTTTCTGGTGATAAAAACGAAGCGTCCTGCTGACCCTTCTCCCACAGTCACAATCTCTGCCAACCCGCCCTCTATTCCTCTGGGCGACAGCTCGACCCTGAGCTGGACCAGCACCAATGCAGATACCGTCACTATCACCCCTGATGTTGGCAGTGTCTCCACTAACGGTACAACAACCGTATCTCCTTCAGAAACAACTGAATACACGATTACTGCTCAAGGTCCGAGCGGCACGGCTACGAGTACCGTTACGGTCGAGGTGTCGCCCCATCCTGCACCTATGGTCACGATATCCGCCGATCCAACCTCCATCACAGCAGGTAGCAGCTCGACCCTGAGCTGGACCAGCACCAATGCAGATACCGTCACTATCACCCCTGATGTTGGCAGTGTCTCCGCTAACGGTACAACAACCGTATCTCCTTCAGAAACAACTGAATACACGATCACTGCTCAAGGCCCCGGCGGCACGGCAACAGACAGTGTTACGGTTGAGGTGTCAGAACCCATTCCTGCACCCACAGTCTCCTTGTTCGCCGACCCGGTCACTATCGTCTCTGGCGATAACTCACAGCTTACGTGGACCAGCACCAATGCGGATTCCGTAACCATCAGCCCGGATATCGGCACGGTTGCAGCCAGTGGTACGCAAAGCGTTGCTCCGGCAGAAACAACAACCTACGCCATAACTGCGACTGGCCCCGGCGGCACGGCAACAGACAGTGTTACGGTTGAGGTGTCAGAACCCATTCCTGCACCCGCAGTCTCCTTGTCCGCCGACCCGGTCACTATCGTCTCTGGCGATAACTCACAGCTTACGTGGACCAGCACTAATGCGGATTCCGTAACCATCAGCCCGGATATCGGCACGGTTGCAGCCAGTGGTACGCAAAGCGTTGCTCCGGCAGAAACAACAACCTACACCATAACTGCGACCGGTCCCGGTGGCACGGCCTCGGATAGTGCCAAAGTTACAGTACTGTCTG is drawn from Candidatus Electrothrix rattekaaiensis and contains these coding sequences:
- a CDS encoding carboxy terminal-processing peptidase; this translates as MRIHRFVSSLLLAFLLTSSSVHGKVMPVEFDFGRNRLIAAMLRSQLSSQHFGHKSFDEQMSKEAYKLYLSQLDPKKQFLLTSDVEKLDQFADKIDDEISHGRIALPDVGMKLLNKGVENVAVLIKEIMGAGFSPNKKDYLQTDPDKLAAPADRAELKDRWRRSLKMEVLDSYLDAVDKENKKREKEGKPLLDAESEQINQELWAEAKKTVQKKTGAYLERLQKVTRQEHYNRYFDAVARSFDPHTNYMAPTSKEDFDIHMSGSLEGIGALLREDDGHIKVVRVIPGSAAEAQGQLQAEDVIMSVSEKDGEPVDISLMSIREAVSYIRGPKGTEVRLTVTRADGARLVIPIVRDVVKLEETYVKSTVIKDEKGGKIGYVKIPSFYRDFSAGRLGRDGRNVTDDTRSELNKLKKEGINGLILDLRNNGGGSLSDAVDVSGLFLSEGPMVQVKNSQGVIRVLEDKYPDVVYDGPMIVLINQFAASASEIFAAAMQDYGRALVVGGAHTHGKGTVQALLDMNRNLPLLHLKKYEDLGALKVTIQKFYRVNGSSTQYKGVVPDVVLPSMLDYLETGEQYMDNSLPWDRVEAVSHPLWQGARFDLEKIQEQSRNYVAKSKRFQKIKEESLKAKKRKEETEVPDFLAGVIKERKELEQARKEAREAGVLTDEEDEEDSEKEGKKTLDEKLAHDLYVDLAVFLMEHSKAVELAADTKK